In Thermococcus camini, a genomic segment contains:
- a CDS encoding PEGA domain-containing protein — protein MKKILAIVLILAITTIISVPLEAGNTSVNSVLYHVNGQPPLIWGVSWKGDRIYWAFEENSSMTIVEARAPGDVEPLFNYEVTVSGHDTDYYFGGSHVMPFNNSFLIWGHLRSKIDDVMKVDYLSGFWIANVSRSGRVNWAKAYLTKCSSSILRTVKVNNKILIIGDGSIYSGGDAFIALLNSKTGEIEKGYALGGRSMDGISRIVKLKNGNFLLAGTSWSFGTPQTAIILVEITPQLDIVQKRAYVTYENRIPVKGLELDISKVKVTEDGNVVLEGTFGVWSHTPNTTVQSKDGLWKLKLDRNLNVVSYSFRELASPTTNLTLSLGYTLEHNSKRYLIQEMYTGNFNVFVGEIRGNTIDGELIGIPTNTNPTRPQIWLMDVAPLDDSMMLFLEVHGFADEMYANQIEGILVVEVPYDNITAVRELKKRHLYSGHFKFELKKWNVDVRQYTGDFDEIIHTLKFNPPEGDIKFIRKTEGIPQITTIRDPGPAGKLEFPDIANETHVYIDGKYVGAGPKMYTLPAGVHIVRFQHKGFVPYTYDVEIKPDHVHYVFGPAYVTITTTPPNSTIVLMEQDKNISISGKSPLKAILRGSYTLKVTKEGFRTVVKDIHGFYGKNVTLHITLPPQSATLKIESNPSASVFINGTFKGDTPLEVELPPGQYAVELKKDGYQNYSITVALKDGDVVTIGEVLEKVPTTTSNPAQKFFEENETEDNPGAKTEKSICGPGMAVIIALLPVGIRKRPKSRDGQGSMAR, from the coding sequence TGACCATCGTGGAAGCCAGGGCTCCGGGAGATGTAGAACCGCTCTTCAATTACGAAGTGACGGTATCAGGACACGATACAGATTACTATTTTGGAGGATCCCATGTGATGCCGTTCAACAACAGTTTTCTGATTTGGGGCCACTTGAGGTCCAAGATTGATGATGTGATGAAAGTCGATTACCTGAGTGGTTTCTGGATAGCGAACGTAAGCCGGAGCGGGAGAGTGAACTGGGCCAAGGCGTACCTCACCAAGTGTTCATCGTCAATACTGAGAACCGTGAAGGTAAACAACAAGATCCTGATTATTGGGGATGGAAGTATATACTCAGGTGGCGATGCATTCATCGCCTTATTAAACTCTAAGACCGGCGAAATCGAGAAAGGATATGCCCTCGGCGGCCGATCTATGGACGGGATATCACGCATCGTCAAGCTGAAAAATGGAAACTTCCTCCTGGCGGGAACTTCCTGGAGTTTCGGAACGCCCCAGACAGCCATTATTCTCGTGGAGATAACTCCCCAGCTGGATATCGTTCAGAAAAGGGCCTACGTAACCTACGAGAACAGGATCCCCGTTAAAGGGCTGGAACTGGACATTTCAAAAGTTAAGGTAACGGAAGACGGGAACGTGGTTCTTGAAGGCACATTTGGAGTATGGTCCCATACCCCCAACACCACGGTTCAATCCAAAGATGGATTATGGAAACTAAAGCTTGATAGGAATCTTAATGTCGTCTCATATTCGTTCAGAGAGCTGGCTTCTCCCACTACAAATCTCACCCTAAGTCTTGGTTACACTCTCGAACATAATAGCAAGCGCTATCTAATCCAGGAGATGTACACCGGTAATTTCAACGTGTTCGTGGGAGAGATAAGAGGTAATACCATAGACGGAGAACTAATAGGTATCCCAACCAACACAAATCCCACCAGACCACAGATATGGCTCATGGACGTTGCCCCGCTAGACGACTCAATGATGCTTTTCTTGGAAGTGCACGGGTTTGCCGACGAGATGTACGCCAACCAGATCGAGGGCATTCTGGTGGTTGAAGTCCCGTACGACAATATAACAGCAGTTAGAGAACTGAAAAAGCGCCACCTGTACTCGGGGCATTTCAAGTTCGAACTCAAAAAGTGGAACGTTGATGTCAGGCAGTACACAGGAGACTTTGATGAGATAATTCACACCCTAAAATTCAATCCCCCTGAAGGGGATATCAAGTTCATCAGGAAAACGGAGGGAATACCTCAGATAACAACAATCCGGGATCCAGGGCCTGCCGGAAAGCTTGAGTTTCCAGACATAGCGAACGAAACCCACGTTTACATAGATGGCAAGTACGTTGGAGCAGGACCTAAGATGTACACTCTCCCCGCGGGAGTCCATATAGTCAGGTTCCAACACAAGGGATTCGTACCATACACCTACGATGTGGAGATAAAACCAGACCACGTACACTATGTATTTGGACCAGCGTACGTCACCATAACAACCACTCCTCCAAACTCCACTATAGTCCTCATGGAACAGGATAAAAACATCTCCATCTCTGGGAAATCGCCACTAAAGGCCATATTACGCGGTTCGTACACTCTAAAAGTGACCAAGGAAGGGTTCAGGACTGTGGTGAAGGATATACACGGTTTCTATGGAAAGAACGTCACGCTTCACATAACGCTCCCCCCTCAATCCGCCACGCTAAAGATAGAAAGCAATCCCAGCGCATCGGTGTTCATCAACGGGACGTTCAAAGGGGATACTCCATTAGAAGTGGAACTACCCCCTGGGCAGTATGCCGTCGAATTGAAAAAAGACGGGTACCAGAATTATTCCATCACAGTAGCCCTTAAAGACGGGGACGTAGTCACCATCGGGGAAGTACTAGAAAAGGTACCTACCACGACGTCGAATCCGGCACAAAAGTTCTTCGAGGAGAACGAAACGGAGGACAATCCTGGTGCCAAAACCGAAAAATCCATCTGTGGACCAGGAATGGCAGTCATAATCGCACTACTGCCGGTAGGGATCAGAAAAAGACCTAAAAGTCGAGACGGTCAAGGCTCCATGGCCCGATAA